Proteins encoded together in one Acipenser ruthenus chromosome 40, fAciRut3.2 maternal haplotype, whole genome shotgun sequence window:
- the LOC117397154 gene encoding ubiquitin carboxyl-terminal hydrolase 2-like isoform X1 translates to MQSAALSLWLRLTMSRVSSTTKRYTGSGYTGSSYTGSSYTGHYGSYTSSYTPNLSSSYTDKEKLSYKSPGYAGASSYLTSGSRSRNYSTSSEPDRGRQIPRTDVLSSRRSESLSRAPVKAYSSGLSGGYSSSFAYAGSSSYLSSSPVSSSSRTGLSRRKSSSQTDLNRDLASLALSDSSTSSRRDSDSPHGSYRSGYSRGSEVQDSYGSSRAGYGLSRSSTQETISASLKSSSRFSPSWERNGTRRSSSPGKESTNSKSAQGLVGLRNLGNTCFMNSILQCLSNTRELRDYCLQNLHRRDLNNSSRMNSALMEEFSKLIQTIWTSSGSEAVSPSEFKTQIQKYAPRFVGYNQQDAQEFLRFLLDGLHNEVNRVTVRPRAIMEDFDHLPDDEKGKRMWKKYLEREDSRVVDLFVGQLKSSLTCSECGYCSTVFDPFWDLSLPIAKKGYGEVSLMDCMRLFTKEDVLDGDEKPTCYRCKARRKCTKKFTIQKLPKILVLHLKRFSEARIRTSKLSTFVNFPLKDLDLREFASENSIHAVYNLYAVSNHSGTTMGGHYTAYCRSPASGEWSTFNDSRVTPMSSSQVRTSDAYVLFYELSNPSSRM, encoded by the exons ATGCAGTCTGCAGCCTTGTCCCTGTGGCTGAGATTGACCATGTCACGAGTGTCCTCCACCACCAAGCGCTACACAGGATCCGGCTACACAGGGTCCAGCTACACAGGGTCCAGCTACACAGGGCACTATGGCAGCTACACCTCCTCCTACACGCCCAACCTCAGCTCCTCGTACACAGACAAGGAGAAGCTGTCCTACAAGAGCCCCGGCTACGCAGGAGCGAGCAGCTACCTGACCTCCGGCAGCCGCTCCCGCAACTACAGTACCTCCTCCGAGCCTGACAGGGGGCGCCAGATCCCTCGCACGGATGTTCTAAGCAGCCGCCGCAGCGAGAGCCTGAGCCGGGCACCAGTCAAGGCCTACAGCTCCGGCCTGAGTGGCGGCTACTCCTCATCTTTCGCCTACGCGGGGAGCAGCAGCTACCTTTCCTCCTCTCCGGTTTCCTCCTCTTCCAGAACCGGCCTGAGCCGCCGGAAGTCCAGCAGCCAGACGGATCTAAACCGCGACCTGGCCAGCCTGGCGCTGTCCGACTCCTCGACCAGCAGCAGACGGGACTCGGACAGCCCGCACGGGTCCTACCGCAGTGGGTACAGCCGTGGCAGCGAGGTCCAGGACTCGTATGGAAGCTCACGGGCCGGCTACGGGCTCTCGCGCAGCTCCACGCAGGAGACCATCAGCGCCAGCCTCAAGAGCAGCAGCCGCTTCAGCCCGTCCTGGGAGAGGAACGGCACCAGGCGCTCCAGCTCCCCCGGCAAGGAGTCAACA AATTCAAAGAGTGCGCAGGGGCTAGTCGGACTTAGAAACCTGGGAAACACA tgctTCATGAACTCAATCCTACAGTGCCTCAGCAACACTCGCGAGCTGCGGGATTACTGCCTGCAGAACCTGCACCGTCGAGACCTCAATAACAGCAGCCGCATGAACTCCGCACTCATGGAGG AGTTCTCCAAGCTGATTCAGACGATATGGACGTCTTCTGGCAGTGAAGCCGTCAGTCCCTCCGAATTCAAGACACAGATTCAGAAATACGCCCCGAGATTCGTTGGCTACAA CCAACAGGATGCCCAGGAGTTTCTGAGGTTCTTATTGGACGGTCTCCACAATGAGGTCAACAGGGTCACTGTGCGGCCCCGAGCCATCATGGAGGACTTTGATCACTTGCC GGATGACGAGAAAGGGAAAAGAATGTGGAAGAAATATCTAGAGAGGGAAGACAGCCGAGTCGTAG ATCTGTTTGTGGGACAGCTGAAGAGCTCTCTGACGTGCAGCGAGTGTGGTTACTGCTCCACCGTCTTCGACCCCTTCTGGGACCTCTCCCTGCCCATCGCCAAG AAAGGTTACGGAGAGGTGAGCCTGATGGACTGCATGAGACTCTTCACCAAAGAGGATGTGCTGGACGGAGACGAGAAGCCG acaTGCTACAGGTGTAAAGCAAGAAGGAAATGCACGAAGAAGTTCACCATCCAGAAATTACCCAAGATCTTGGTGCTTC ATCTCAAACGCTTCTCCGAGGCCAGGATCAGAACGAGCAAGCTGTCAACGTTTGTTAATTTCCCCCTGAAGGATCTGGACTTGCGGGAGTTTGCCTCTGAGAACAGCA TCCATGCTGTCTATAACCTGTACGCAGTCTCCAATCACTCAGGCACCACCATGGGCGGCCACTACACAGCGTACTGCCGGAGCCCTGCCTCGGGAGAGTGGAGCACCTTCAACGACTCCCG AGTAACGCCAATGTCCTCCAGCCAAGTCCGGACGAGCGACGCCTATGTGCTGTTTTACGAACTCTCGAACCCCTCCTCTCGAATGTAA
- the LOC117397154 gene encoding ubiquitin carboxyl-terminal hydrolase 2-like isoform X2, with protein MPSLRQSYTVTVPEEPAAAAFPFFNRELRRKSSSVSGSVLVSTFVGLLINQAKNSKSAQGLVGLRNLGNTCFMNSILQCLSNTRELRDYCLQNLHRRDLNNSSRMNSALMEEFSKLIQTIWTSSGSEAVSPSEFKTQIQKYAPRFVGYNQQDAQEFLRFLLDGLHNEVNRVTVRPRAIMEDFDHLPDDEKGKRMWKKYLEREDSRVVDLFVGQLKSSLTCSECGYCSTVFDPFWDLSLPIAKKGYGEVSLMDCMRLFTKEDVLDGDEKPTCYRCKARRKCTKKFTIQKLPKILVLHLKRFSEARIRTSKLSTFVNFPLKDLDLREFASENSIHAVYNLYAVSNHSGTTMGGHYTAYCRSPASGEWSTFNDSRVTPMSSSQVRTSDAYVLFYELSNPSSRM; from the exons ATGCCGAGCCTGCGTCAGTCGTACACCGTGACGGTACCAGAGGAGCCCGCAGCCGCTGCGTTCCCGTTCTTCAACCGGGAGCTGCGAAGGAAAAGTTCCTCGGTGTCTGGATCGGTGCTGGTTTCCACGTTCGTGGGTCTCCTCATCAATCAAGCGAAG AATTCAAAGAGTGCGCAGGGGCTAGTCGGACTTAGAAACCTGGGAAACACA tgctTCATGAACTCAATCCTACAGTGCCTCAGCAACACTCGCGAGCTGCGGGATTACTGCCTGCAGAACCTGCACCGTCGAGACCTCAATAACAGCAGCCGCATGAACTCCGCACTCATGGAGG AGTTCTCCAAGCTGATTCAGACGATATGGACGTCTTCTGGCAGTGAAGCCGTCAGTCCCTCCGAATTCAAGACACAGATTCAGAAATACGCCCCGAGATTCGTTGGCTACAA CCAACAGGATGCCCAGGAGTTTCTGAGGTTCTTATTGGACGGTCTCCACAATGAGGTCAACAGGGTCACTGTGCGGCCCCGAGCCATCATGGAGGACTTTGATCACTTGCC GGATGACGAGAAAGGGAAAAGAATGTGGAAGAAATATCTAGAGAGGGAAGACAGCCGAGTCGTAG ATCTGTTTGTGGGACAGCTGAAGAGCTCTCTGACGTGCAGCGAGTGTGGTTACTGCTCCACCGTCTTCGACCCCTTCTGGGACCTCTCCCTGCCCATCGCCAAG AAAGGTTACGGAGAGGTGAGCCTGATGGACTGCATGAGACTCTTCACCAAAGAGGATGTGCTGGACGGAGACGAGAAGCCG acaTGCTACAGGTGTAAAGCAAGAAGGAAATGCACGAAGAAGTTCACCATCCAGAAATTACCCAAGATCTTGGTGCTTC ATCTCAAACGCTTCTCCGAGGCCAGGATCAGAACGAGCAAGCTGTCAACGTTTGTTAATTTCCCCCTGAAGGATCTGGACTTGCGGGAGTTTGCCTCTGAGAACAGCA TCCATGCTGTCTATAACCTGTACGCAGTCTCCAATCACTCAGGCACCACCATGGGCGGCCACTACACAGCGTACTGCCGGAGCCCTGCCTCGGGAGAGTGGAGCACCTTCAACGACTCCCG AGTAACGCCAATGTCCTCCAGCCAAGTCCGGACGAGCGACGCCTATGTGCTGTTTTACGAACTCTCGAACCCCTCCTCTCGAATGTAA